TGGCAAAAGTCCGGGCGAGTTGGGAAGTGGCGGTGCTGTACCGGACCACGGTGCTGCCCCAGGCCGAGCAGGGCGTGGAAGCCGCGCGGGCCGGCTATCGCACCGGAAGGACGTCCTTTCTGGATCTTATCGACGCAGACCGGGCCTTGCGGGAGTTTCAACTGGCGTACTGGCGAGTGCTGGTCGATCGCGAATCCCGCATAGCTGAGCTCGAACAGGTCGTCGGCACGGAATTGTAAAGAGTAAAGAGTGAGGGATGTCATGATGACGAAAATGTGGAGTCAAAGACGAACCATGTGGATTGCGATCGGAGCTGGAATCGTGATGCTGACGCTCGGGTCATGGTTCATGACCGGATGGGAGCGACACCAAGTCCTTCCCCCTGACGAGAAGACGTCCGATCAACGCCAGACGGAGCAGAAGGAGCGCAGCCTGCAGGGGATGCCGATGTCTCCCAGCCAGGAAACCGGTCCTCCCCAGGCCTATGCCATGGTGACGCCGACGAAACAGCAGTTGATTGGCGTGAAGACAGCGGTGGTCGAGACACGTCCGCTTGAGACCACCGTCCGGGCGGTCGGCAGGGTGGACTACAACGAAGAACGCATTACGCATATCAACCTGCGGGTCTCGGGATGGGTGGAAGAGCTCTTTGTGGACTATACGGGACAGGTCGTGCACAAAGGGCAGCCGCTGTTCACGCTGTACAGCCCTGACTTGGTCGCCAGCCAGGATGAGTACCTGCTGGCGCTGCGAACGCAAGCCAAGGTGAAAGACAGTCCGCTTGCCGACGTGCACGAGCAGGCGGAGCACATGGTGGAAGCGGCACGCGACCGGTTGCGCCTGTGGACGGTCTCGGAGCAACAGCTCGACGAGTTGGCTCGGAGGGGCAAGGCTAAGACCGCGATACCGATCTATTCGCCCTTCAGCGGCTACGTCACCGAGAAAAAAGTCTTCAGGGGGATGTTTGTGGAGCCCGGGATGAGGCTCTATACGATCGCGGACTTGTCGACGGTCTGGGTGAATGCCGAGATCTACGAGTTCGAGGTCCCGTTTGTCACGGTCGATCAGCAAGCCGCTATCACGTTCTCCTCGTATCCCGGACAACCGTTTTATGGACGGGTCTCGTACATCTACCCCTACCTGAACGAGCAAGCTCGTACCGTCAAAGTCCGCGTGGAATTACCGAACCCGGGGTTACGACTCAAGCCGGAAATGTACGGAGACGTGCTGCTCACGATCAATCGTGGAAACCAGGTCGCGGTTCCCGAACAGGCGGTGCTGGACTCTGGAACGCGGAAGCAGGTCTTTCTGGTTCGCGGGGAAGGGCTTTTTGAACCACGGGAAGTCAAGGTGGGACCAAAAATCGGAGCCTTTTATGAGGTTCAGGAGGGGGTCGAGGCAGGTGACCGGGTGGTGACATCCGGAAACTTTCTGATCGATTCGGAGAGCAAGCTCATGGCCGCCATGGACATGATGGGTTCGCTGGGGATGGGCGGTATCAAAATGGAACAGGCGCAGATGGGACAAATGGACATGGGTGGCATGCCAATGGGAGACCCACAGCCGGAGAAGACGACGCAAATGGCGAAGGCGTCGGGAGAAAAGAGGGCAGGGGGACTGACTCTTGCGCTCTCGACAGAGCCCGCCTCACCGCGGATTGGCGAAAATCTCATCCGAGTCACCGTGAAAGGTGAGGGAGGCAATCTGGTGGTCAACGCAAAAGTTCAGCTCACCTACACGATGCCGATGCCGGGTATGATGCCGGCCACGGTGCCGATGAAACCCGGTAAGGACGGGGCCTATGAGGCGAAGGTCAATCTTGGCATGGGTGGCCGGTGGGACCTGACCGTCACCGTGCAGCGTGCGGGCGAGGCCGATGTGAAGGAAATGTTTTCCGTCACCGCAGGCGGCGGCGGAGGGATGTCCGGCATGCAGGGAATGTGAAAAGGAGACGACCATGGAAAGCATCTGGCGAATGAGACTTATCAACATGTTTGTATTGCTGGTCGCGCTGGGATTGTCAGCCTGCTCCTTCATCGCCACTCCTCCTGCTGACCTGTTAGCCAGGAATGATCATGTGGCGTTGGTCGCTTGGTATGAGAATGAAGCAGCCAGGCTCCGTCAGAAGGCACAGGAGATGGACCAGATGGTGGAGGAATACCGGAGGGATCCAGAACGAGCCCAGCGGATGATGTCCCACGGCAGTCCTAAGGTTGATTTTGTCCAGCAATGTCACATCCTCGCCGCGGCCTATAGGAATGCTGCGACGGAGGCGGAGACCTTGGCCAAATCTCATCGTGAGTTCATCCCGTGATGCGACAGAGAGAAGGGCATCCGGCCTTCGGCCTTACCAGAGGCATTCGGAACGAGATGGGGGAAAAATGATCGAACGGGTCATCGAGTGGAGTACAAAAAATACATTTCTGGTCTCGCTCGCGCTGCTCTTCCTGATGGGCTGGGGGGGATGGGCCGTCTATCACACGCCATTAGATGCGATTCCGGACCTGTCTGATGTGCAGGTGATCGTCTTCACCGAGTGGCCGGGACGCAGCCCAGACCTCGTGGAGGATCAAATCACCTATCCGATTGTGACCTCGATGCTCGGGGCGCCCCGAGTCAAAAATGTCCGGGGACAATCCTTTCTTGGGCTGTCGTTTGTCTACATCATTTTCCAGGACGGGACGGACATCTACTGGGCCAGAAGCCGAGTTGTGGAGTACATGCAAGGGGTCACGGGAAAGCTGCCGGAGGGCGTCTCGCCGACGCTTGGTCCTGATGCGACCGGTGTCGGCTGGGTCTTTCAGTATGCCCTCGTCGACAAGTCCGGCCAGCACGACCTTGCCGACCTGCGGACCTTTCAGGACTGGTATCTGCGGTACTGGTTGCAAAGCGTGCCGGGTGTGGCACAGGTCGCGTCCATAGGCGGGTTCGTGAAGCAGTATCAGGTGCAGGTGGACCCCACGAAGCTGCTCGGGTATCACATTTCGCTCAAGAAGGTCATCGAGGCGATCCAGCGGAGTAACAACGATGTCGGAGGACGGGTGCTGGAAGTCACGGAGCGCGAATATATGGTGCGCGGGCGAGGGTATATCCGGTCGTTGGAGGATATCCGCAAGATCACCGTGGGGACGGATCAGCAGGGCACACCGATTACGGTGCGGGATCTTGCCCAGGTCATGCTGGGACCGGATATGCGCCGGGGGGTGGCGGAACTGGACGGCCAAGGCGAAACGGTGGGCGGGATCATCGTCATGCGCTATGGGGAGAATGCGCTGGCGGTGATCGAGGGGGTCAAGGACAAGTTGGCCGAAATCGGCCCGTCGCTCCCACCGGGCATGGAGATCATTCCGGTCTACGACCGGTCGGAATTGATCCGTCGAGCCATCGCCACGTTGAAGGAAAAACTGATTGAAGTGAGCGTGGTCGTCAGTCTGATCAGCCTGTTGTTTCTGTTTCATCTCCGCTCGGCCCTCGTGGCCATCCTGACATTGCCGGTCGCGATCCTGCTGTCGTTTCTCGCCATGTACTATCTCGGGATCACCTCCAACATCATGTCCTTGGCCGGGATTGCGATTGCTATCGGCGCGATGGTCGATGCCGTGATCGTGATGATCGAGAATGCCCACAAACGTTTGGAGCAATGGGAGCGCGGCGGTCGCTCAGGCTATCGGGCAGCCGTCATCGTGCAGGCCGCGCAGGAGGTCGGCAAGCCGCTGTTCTTCTCGCTCCTGATTATCACTATCTCCTTTCTGCCGGTCTTCACCCTGGAATCGCAGGAGGGGCGTCTCTTCAAGCCGCTTGCGTTCACCAAGACGGCGGCCATGTTCTTTGCGGCCCTTGTCTCGATCACAGTTGCGCCGCTCTTGATGGTCTGGCTGCTGAAGGGAACGATCAGTCCTGAGGAGCGCAATCCAATCAATCGGGTCTTGCTGCGACTGTACCGGCCCCTCGTCTCCGGTGCATTGCGCGTCAGGTGGCTCGTCATCATCCTCGCCGTCCTGGCGGTGGCCGTCACCGTTCCTTTGTATGCACGGCTGGGCTCCGAATTCATGCCCCCGCTCAACGAAGGGACGATCCTCTTCATGCCGACGGCGTTGCCGGGGATTTCGGTGACCGAGGCGACACGGCTCTTACAGCGACAAGACCAGCTCCTGAAGCAGTTTCCGGAGGTGGACCATGTGTTCGGAAAAGTCGGCCGGGCGGAAACACCCACGGATCCTGCCCATTTCAGTATGGCCGAGACCACGGTGACCTTGAAGCCCGAAGAGCAGTGGCGGCCAGGCGTCACCTGGGATTCGCTGATTGCTGAGCTGGACCCGCTGCTGAAATTCCCTGGGATGCCGAACATCTGGTGGATGCCGATTCAGACCCGGACGGAGATGCTGGCCACCGGGATCCGCAGCAATCTCGGCATTAAAATCCTGGGCCCGGACCTCGCGGAGATCGAGCGCATTGGGCTCACGATCGAAAGTCTGCTGCAAGGACTTCGCGGGACACGCAGCGCCTATTCCGAACGGGTCACAGGGGGCTACTACCTGGATGTTCAAGTCGATCGTGATGCGATCGCCCGGTACGGGTTGACCATCGAAGATGTCGAGGACGTCATCGAGTCGGCCATCGGGGGGAAAAACATTTCGCAGACGGTCGAGGGTCGGGAACGGTATCCCATTAACGTCCGGTATGCTCGGGCCCTGCGGGACGATCCAGAATCACTGCGACGCGTCCTGGTGGAGACTCCGAGCGGGGCGACGATTCCCATGGCTCAGCTCGCCCAGATTTCGATGGTGACCGGACCCCCAACGGTTCGCGATGAACGAGGCTCGCTGTCCGGCATTGTGTTCGTGGACGTGACGGGACGGGATCTGGCCGGGTATGTCGCCGAGGCGCAACGGGTGGTGCGCGAACAAGTCCGCCTGAAGCCTGGCTATCGACTGGAGTGGGGGGGGACAGTTCCAATATCTGGAGCGGGCCAAGGCCCGCCTCAGGATCGTGGTGCCGGTGACGATATTTCTGATCTTCGTCTTGCTCTACATGAATTTTCGGTCAGTCACCCGGAGTCTGATCGTGCTGCTGTCCGTGCCATTTGGGGTGATCGGGGCGATTGTGTATCTGTACCTGCTCAAGTATCACCTGAGTGTGGCCGTCTGGGTGGGGATCATTGCCTTGGCCGGTGTCGCGGCTGAGACGGGGGTGATCATGATTATCTTCCTCGACGAAGCCTATGAACGCTGGCAGCGGGAGGGACGGCTTCACTCCATGGCGGATCTCCACTTGGCGATTATCGAAGGCGCAGTGCAGCGCGTGAGGCCGAAGGTGATGACGGCGTCGGCCATCTTGATCGGGCTGTTGCCGATCATGTGGAGCCATGGATCCGGTGCCGATGTGATGAAGCGCATCGCGGCACCCATGATCGGCGGGATGGTGTCGTCAACCCTGCTCACATTGGTCGTGATTCCGGTGCTGTACGCCTTGTGGCGGGGCAGGACTCTGCCGGCCGAAGCACCTGTCGAGGCCGGAGCGGAGAAACGTCTCGTCCCGTTAGAGAATCCCTGAGAGATAATTCAAAGGAGGGAAGTGCGATGACATCCATAACCCAGTTTGTTGCAGTGGCCCTGATGCCTGCTGTGGTCTCGGGCTGTATGTGCATGATGCCGATGGAGAAGATGGATATGGGCAAGGACAACATGGGACAGATGGACAGGGGGGACAAAGGCCGGAGTCATGAGATGACCGGAACGAAGGCTGAAAAACGGGTGGGGGACCTGATCGCTGTCGCATTTGATGATGGCATCGTAAAAACTGCTCCGTACTGGACTGGCATGGCTTATGTGCCGGTCCGGGAAAGCAGCCTGCGTCTGAACCATACTGTGAAGGACCATCTCCTGGCTTGCCAAGATCAGCACTCTTTCAACTATCCTACTGATCTGTTCCTACCATCCGGGTTCTTCGCATTTGATACCCTTGCTGTTTCTTCAGCTTTCTAAACTCTGCAACAATTAGGGAGGCTATCTATGTGTTCATTTGAACAACTTTTGATCTACTGTCCATTCCAGGTGAGTTCGCTCATGTCTGTTTTGCCTGAGCGTATTAGGAAAGCAAATTTCGCTGCTTCCGATCCCACAGAACTCCGCTTCTGCGGATAGTGAACAAAAAACAAATGGGGACAGGACACAACCATGACCATGTGGCACGTACCCAATCTCGAAGTAGGCTGGTCCTCGTGCTTCTCCTTACAAGTGTGTTCATGGGTCTGGAAGCGCTGGCAGGCTGGCTCACTGGAAGCTTAGCACTCTGGGCGGATGCCGGACATATGTTGGCCGACGTGGCCGCCCTAAGCCTGAGCACTTTCGCGATGTGGATGGCCACGAAAGAATCCACACCGGACAAGACCTATGGGTATCACCGTGCGGAGATACTAGTGGCGGTGTGCAATGCCGTGGTGCTGCTTTTATTGGCTTGCTGGATTTTGTATGAGGCAGTCACGCGCTTTTATCATCCCGCAGATGTGCTCGGCTTGCCGGTCATGCTTGTCGGCGCCGTGGGGCTCGCCATCAATCTTGTGTCTTTGAAGCTCCTCGGTGGAGGCCCGGGAGCCAGCATCAACGTCAGCAGCGCGTATTTGGAGGTATTAAGTGATGCGGTGACATCGGTGGGCGTGGTAATCGGAGGAGGTATCATCTGGATGACCGGATGGTATTCCATTGATCCTCTCCTCAGCGTCCTTATCACGTTATTCATAGTCTGGAGAACATGGCTGCTACTTTCCCAGGCGGTGAACATACTCATGGAAGGCGTCCCGCCACACCTCAATGCCGAAGAGGTCGCGAACGCCATGATCAAAGTGAACGGCGTGAGGGAAGTGCATGACCTCCATATTTGGACGATCACATCGGGACGAGATGCATTGAGCGCCCATATCATTGTCTCTGATGGCGAGAATAGAGATAGGGTCTTGCTCGATCTTCAACACACGTTAAGGACGCGATTCGAAATTAGCCATCTCACCTTACAGATGATGAAGCAGCGTCTTGAGTGGATTCAACCAGACAAGAATTGACGGTCAACGATCTGCGTCACCTACAGAACGGGTCCGACCCTGCGTGATAAACGGTGCACGCCGATGGCGAAAAAATATTCGCCGTTCTATGTTTGTACCGGGGAGTGCATGATGGACAGGGATGGGTCACCAAGCCCTGAAGGCGCGTTTATTAATAGTTTCGTTACCGAGTCGCATGTGCAATTACTCCCTGTCTCTTTCTCACCTTTGGAAACCTGGCTCCCGCAGCCCGCTTCCAGGGTTATTCCGAGTACGTAACGAGACCGTAAAGAGTATCCTCACGGACAACGGTGGGCGAGTTTTCAAGGGCCGATAAGGCGGTTGGATAGGGGTCTTGGTGTTAACAGCGAACCTTGCCCTCAGAAAGAGGGTCGTAAGGAGGCTAGTATTATGAAGGCATCTGTCTCAGCACAGCGTCTAGGAATTGGGTTCTATCTCATCGCGGTGAGTCTCCTCTTGGGAGCCTGTAACACCACGGAGGCCACGCTACACACGACTAAAGACTTCTTCTCGAGCACGAGTCCGCACGATCTCTTCACTGGTGATGGGATGGTTGTGAAGGAACAGAAGATCAATCTGTTCGCCGGAGTAAACTATGAAAACCTACGGCAAGAAGCCGCGGCCGGCGGAGGCCAATACGTGAGCGCGTTGGCCTCGCTGTACGAGATTCCAGTTGCGAAAGAGCAAGCTTTTGGAGAGGTCCTACAGCGCAAGCATTCCGACTTATTTTTAGCTGGGCTAGAAGAAGATCGCACTGCATATTTGAAAATGGTCAACGCTTTAAATCACGAGCTGGTGGCGGCTTCTTTACTGCCTTAAGCCACGGCTTTTAGGAGAGACGGTGGAAAATGACGGGGAAGGGACATCCGGTGGCGGAGGTCATCGTCCGGGAACCGAAGAACAGTTGGTGTCTTTGGCGACAACGCTGACGCCTTTCCTTCGCGGAATATTGTTGGAGATAACCACGATCAGGATGACCCCTTCACGCGCGAACCTAGCCGCCTGAACATCGGTGTATGCCATGCCGCGGCGCACGGCTGAGAAATGACGCACAATGCTATCCTGCGACCAGATACGGAAGTGGGAGTTAGGTAGGTGTATTGTCCTCTCATAAAAGCGATGCGACCAACTCGCGGAACCGTTTGACCGATCGTTGGATTCCCTTCTTCTTTCTAATTACATAGAAGCGCTGCAATCCCCTCTAAACTGATGCGTTCGCCGCCGCAGCCCTCATGTAGAAGGCTGCGGCAGGGTTTTGCTACACGGAGGGGGTCCTGATTTGTGAGCATATGCAGTCGAACGTCTCGCAATCTCAGTTCCTCTCTAAAAGCTCCAGCGCGCCCCTGCCTGCACCATCAGTGGAAGCCCGGGATAGATACCTCTTGTTCGATCGACCATAAACATCTGGTCTAACAGGTTTTTGCCCGTTATGAACAAGGTGGTATTGATTGGCTTTACGTACTGATTCACTGCCGCATTGAGCACACACCACCCGCGGACGACTCCTCGCTGGCCATTGGGGGTGGGACTGACGGTGTTACGGTCATCGCCAAACATATCGCTGATACATTGCGTTTCGACTCTGGCATTAAAACCCAGGGGCCGATTATAGTAGCCGAGTCCGGCCGTCAGCATATGCTTGGGTGAGTATGGTACACGATTCCCACTCACATTAAAGAGTGCAGCCTCGCCTGGCAGCAGTGCAGCACCCGTAATTGAGCTGTTTCTATTTCCTTTGAATTCTGCGTCAGCTACCCACGTATAGTTGAAATCCAATAAAACGTCATGGTCTCTATTTTGGCCGGTTACCATGTCCAAGACGTCCGCCTTCACCGCGAATTCCACACCTCGCTGCCGAGTTCGCCCACCGTTCGTCAACGTGGCGCCTACGCCACCTGCCACGGATTGCGACACGATTTGGTTTTGGAAGTCCATCTGGAACAGTGTCAATTCATAGCCAAGCCATTGAAGCGGTGTGCTGCGGAGACCCAGTTCGTAGTTCCAGCTTAACTCAGGGTCTAGATCAACGACCGCGCCCGTTCCCGTAATAGAATCGGAGACTTGGGGTGGCGAAAACCCACGATGGACCCCGGCGAAGAGAGTATGATTCTTGACGGGTGTATAAGTTGCTCCTATCCCCGGCAATACCTCGGTGAGTGCCGTTTTACCGAACGTCTCTCCTGTGGCAGGAAGTTTATTAAACTGCTCATAATTCACGTGCTCAACGCGCAAGCCTGGTGTAATGGTAAAGTTATCTGTGATGAGAAAGCGGTTTTGAAAAAACATGGCATAAGCTGCGGTCTTGCGAATATTGTTTTCTCCGAGACAAGTTGCTGCTGCCGGGGAAGCGAAACACGATGAGGTCCCCCCCACCCCTGAAACTTGGTTTAGAAACTGTTTGCGGTCTGATTGTTCGTACATCGCCCTTGCGCCGAAGTCGGCCTCGCTCGCTATTCCCAACAGGCGATGCGTCAAATGGAAGCGAGGCTCGACTCCATATACCCAATATTCCCGCTCGTTCGTGAACCGCTGATTTGCAGGGACGACGCTAAACGCTGCTGCTGGCAGGTTATTTCCCGTCTGGATGCCTCCAACCGGGGCTCCCGTGTCGCTAACACCTTGTTGGCTCTGCCGAGCCCAATCGCGCTGAATGTAATGGCCAAATAAGTTGGTAGTCATCGTTAGATTGGCGTTGAACATGTGTTGAACCGCTACATGCATACCGACCCTACGGAAATCAAAATTATCGTTCGTGAAGGGTGTTTTTCGGTCGCGACCACGAGCTGCCCAGTCTGCCTGCGTAAGACCCTGATAACCAAGGCCTGAATCCTCCCGGTAATAGTTAAATTTCGCTAGTATGGTCGTGCGATCCGACAGCTCCTGCACAGTCTTAAATGTAAAATCGTCCACCTTGGCACGTATGTTGGTAAAACGGGGCGAGTCGCTCTGAAAATGGGTGTAGTCCGCGAGATAACCGCTCTTGCCCCAGGTGCCCCCATAGTCGAAGTGGGTATTGAAATAGTTTAGGTTACCCCCCCGGAACTCGACATTGCCCTGCGGTGTAGCGGGAGGCATGCGCGTAATTAAGTTCATCACCCCACCAATTGTCTGTGGGCCATAAAGCAATTGGCCACTTCCTTTCAGGACCTCAATGCGATCAAACCGAAAGACGGGTGGGAAGTAATAGGAGGAGGGATCCCCGTAGGGCATCAGCATGATGGGTACCCCATCCTCCATAATGTGTATTTTCCTGCTTCGGGTAGGATCGAGACCGCGGATCCCAATATTGGGCCGAATCCCCAGTCCATCCTCATCCCGCACGTTAACGCCGGGTACTTCCCGTAAGGCCTCATTGATCGTAAGCCGGCGATTCTGGGAAAGACTTTCCTGGGTCACAACGCGGCCCGAGCCGGGAATATGTTCAAGTGCCTCAGGCGAAGTACCGATTATTTCCGTAAGAGGAGCCCGTAAGG
The window above is part of the Nitrospira sp. CR1.1 genome. Proteins encoded here:
- a CDS encoding DUF3015 domain-containing protein, coding for MKASVSAQRLGIGFYLIAVSLLLGACNTTEATLHTTKDFFSSTSPHDLFTGDGMVVKEQKINLFAGVNYENLRQEAAAGGGQYVSALASLYEIPVAKEQAFGEVLQRKHSDLFLAGLEEDRTAYLKMVNALNHELVAASLLP
- a CDS encoding efflux RND transporter periplasmic adaptor subunit; the encoded protein is MMTKMWSQRRTMWIAIGAGIVMLTLGSWFMTGWERHQVLPPDEKTSDQRQTEQKERSLQGMPMSPSQETGPPQAYAMVTPTKQQLIGVKTAVVETRPLETTVRAVGRVDYNEERITHINLRVSGWVEELFVDYTGQVVHKGQPLFTLYSPDLVASQDEYLLALRTQAKVKDSPLADVHEQAEHMVEAARDRLRLWTVSEQQLDELARRGKAKTAIPIYSPFSGYVTEKKVFRGMFVEPGMRLYTIADLSTVWVNAEIYEFEVPFVTVDQQAAITFSSYPGQPFYGRVSYIYPYLNEQARTVKVRVELPNPGLRLKPEMYGDVLLTINRGNQVAVPEQAVLDSGTRKQVFLVRGEGLFEPREVKVGPKIGAFYEVQEGVEAGDRVVTSGNFLIDSESKLMAAMDMMGSLGMGGIKMEQAQMGQMDMGGMPMGDPQPEKTTQMAKASGEKRAGGLTLALSTEPASPRIGENLIRVTVKGEGGNLVVNAKVQLTYTMPMPGMMPATVPMKPGKDGAYEAKVNLGMGGRWDLTVTVQRAGEADVKEMFSVTAGGGGGMSGMQGM
- a CDS encoding cation diffusion facilitator family transporter; translated protein: MGTGHNHDHVARTQSRSRLVLVLLLTSVFMGLEALAGWLTGSLALWADAGHMLADVAALSLSTFAMWMATKESTPDKTYGYHRAEILVAVCNAVVLLLLACWILYEAVTRFYHPADVLGLPVMLVGAVGLAINLVSLKLLGGGPGASINVSSAYLEVLSDAVTSVGVVIGGGIIWMTGWYSIDPLLSVLITLFIVWRTWLLLSQAVNILMEGVPPHLNAEEVANAMIKVNGVREVHDLHIWTITSGRDALSAHIIVSDGENRDRVLLDLQHTLRTRFEISHLTLQMMKQRLEWIQPDKN
- a CDS encoding TonB-dependent receptor — its product is MMKFYGYKLRMIIRNITIFDAPCLCLFIMIAALFFTGGQAAAQTLTPDPAAPRPSEEIRESAPSAEAEPVGPTPLVRPEEPLRAPLTEIIGTSPEALEHIPGSGRVVTQESLSQNRRLTINEALREVPGVNVRDEDGLGIRPNIGIRGLDPTRSRKIHIMEDGVPIMLMPYGDPSSYYFPPVFRFDRIEVLKGSGQLLYGPQTIGGVMNLITRMPPATPQGNVEFRGGNLNYFNTHFDYGGTWGKSGYLADYTHFQSDSPRFTNIRAKVDDFTFKTVQELSDRTTILAKFNYYREDSGLGYQGLTQADWAARGRDRKTPFTNDNFDFRRVGMHVAVQHMFNANLTMTTNLFGHYIQRDWARQSQQGVSDTGAPVGGIQTGNNLPAAAFSVVPANQRFTNEREYWVYGVEPRFHLTHRLLGIASEADFGARAMYEQSDRKQFLNQVSGVGGTSSCFASPAAATCLGENNIRKTAAYAMFFQNRFLITDNFTITPGLRVEHVNYEQFNKLPATGETFGKTALTEVLPGIGATYTPVKNHTLFAGVHRGFSPPQVSDSITGTGAVVDLDPELSWNYELGLRSTPLQWLGYELTLFQMDFQNQIVSQSVAGGVGATLTNGGRTRQRGVEFAVKADVLDMVTGQNRDHDVLLDFNYTWVADAEFKGNRNSSITGAALLPGEAALFNVSGNRVPYSPKHMLTAGLGYYNRPLGFNARVETQCISDMFGDDRNTVSPTPNGQRGVVRGWCVLNAAVNQYVKPINTTLFITGKNLLDQMFMVDRTRGIYPGLPLMVQAGARWSF
- a CDS encoding TolC family protein → AKVRASWEVAVLYRTTVLPQAEQGVEAARAGYRTGRTSFLDLIDADRALREFQLAYWRVLVDRESRIAELEQVVGTEL